The genomic stretch CCGGTCATGGATAGCGTACTCTGGGAATAATCATTAACAGTCGCATTCCCTTTCTTGGAATCCCACAGCAGCTCTGTTTTGGTAATATCTCCTGCTGTTCCGCCTGATACCTGCCATTTAATAGTATAACTTGAGTTTTCAACAGGTCTGCCTGGAATGGATGTTATTGTTATTGTCGCAGGAGCAGATACTGTTACCGGCTGCTGAGTTGGAATCACTGTAGCTGTTTCTACAGGTGTAACTGTTTCTATGGGTGTAGCCGTTGGCATAGCTGCTGGAGTGCCTGTTGGTTCTTGGCTCATACAACCAGATATGATCAATAATGAAAGAATTACAATGAATACAAAAGTTGTTCTTCCCCGAATCATAATTACCTCCAGATAAGGATTATCTGGAATAGTATATAAAACATCTGTTCTCAATTATTCCCAATCAATAAAATACATATTCAACAGGGAAATCCATATTTAACAGAGTAAAAAAACTGCGATATCTATTTATCCGACAAGTTCTAATGTTTATATGGGGAAGAATATGAATTGCGAGATATGTGGGAAATCCACATCAAACAGTAAAATATGCGATAGGTGCACACGGATAATAAATAAAGTCATAAAAGAGGTAGGCCCGGATGTCTTGAATAACATCGATGACTGCAAGTACATATATCCTATGATACAGCGCGTTGCCACAGGAGAGCTCAGGACCCAGGACGTAATCAATTCACTTCTAAAAGGCGAAACAGATTAGAATTCCAATGAATCATTCTCTGTCTTTTTTCCATCGAAAATGAAAATATTTCAAGTATGGAAATATTCCAGATTGACGAAAATCTATATCAGAGATAGACGATGTGGAAAGAGCCAGGATGTTTGATGCTTGCATCGACCTGGAAGGCGGTATAGATCCGAACTCAAGCGATTTTAAAATATATTTAAACTGGGCAATAGAAGATGCCGGATTGCCGGATTTAGATATTTTAAAGCTGGTTGCATCTTTTGGATATGATCTGGCCTATAAAAAGAAGATGAAAGTCCTGGTTCATTGCAAGCAGGGGATAAAACGGGCAAGTTTGATAAACGGTGTAATTTTATGGATGATTTGAAGTAAAATAAAATATTTTAACCAGAAGGGATGTGTTATATATAATGGATTTGGAAAATAACAAGGGCTTGAGTTCCAGCGAAGCTAAAGAAAAACTCTTAAAATCCGGTCCGAACCGGATTTTCAAAGCAACCGAAATCAGTTTCTTTGGCATTGCAAGACATGAAGTAACGGAGCCCATGATCCTTCTTTTGTTAGTCGTTGGCTTTTTCTACAGTATCTGGGGAAAACTCGAAGATGCTATTACCATCTTTATAGTGATCATTTTGTTGGTTTTTGCCGAAGTATATAATGAATTCAGGGCAAAAAAAGCAATAGCCTCTTTAGAAAAAATTGCCGCACCCAGAACAAGGGTGTTAAGGGATGGGAAAGTAACGGAAATCGACTCGGAAAATGTTGTTCCGGACGATATGTTGATTCTTACCCCGGGAACTAAAGTCGCTGCTGATGCAAAAACCAATGCGTCAATCGGCATGAAATTCGATGAATCTGCCTTAACAGGCGAATCTTTTCCCCGGGACAAAGAGATTGGCGATGAGATTTATGCAGGTACAATAGTGCTTTCCGGTGAAGGATCGGCTGTTGTTTTCGCAACTGGCAGGAATACAAGGATTGGTAAAATCGCTGCTGCTTCCAAAATAATCAAACCGCCGAAAACCCGGCTGCAGTTAGCGATGAAATCACTTACGGGCAAATTGGTCTTCGTGGCATTATTCTTTTCAATTATTATCCCTCTTATGGGAATCCTGAGAGGACAGGATTTAAAAACTATGATCCTGACAGGTCTTTCCCTTTCTTTTGCTACTATTCCTGAAGAGCTTCCGATTATTATTACGATGGTCCTGGGCCTCGGAGCTTATACCCTTTCCAAAAATAATTTTTTAGTTAAGAGGATCAAGGCTGCTGAAACTTTAGGCAATGCAACTGTGATTGTTACTGATAAAACAGGAACTATAACCGAAAATAAAATGAAAATCGCCGGCTTTTATCCTGCAGATAAAGGGAAAGAAATCTTAGAAATCGCACTCGCTTCACTGACTGAATATTCTTTATCTCCTCTGGACTATGAGATTAAAAATAAAGCCAGGGAATTAAAAATAGATAAGGCACCGCTAAAAGTGGCCAGGCAGCGAAATTTTGGAAATGGCAGGAAAACAAAAGCAGTTGTAAGAGAAAATGCAGACCATGAATTAATCTTAAGCGGTGCGCCTGAGGAGATATTTGGAGTTTGTTCCAGCATAAGTGATGATATAAAAGCTGCATTAGATAATGAAACTGAAAAAGGGAGACGTGTAATCGCCATTGCTTATAAAAAACTGGCACCTCAAGAAGAGAGACTTGATTTTAATGAAATCGAAAAGGAAATGAATTTTGCAGGACTCATAAGCTTTGAAGACCCGCAGCGGGAAGGAGTCAAAGAAACCATCGCTTTGTCAATGATGGCTGGCATCAGGACAATTATGGTAACAGGGGATCATCCGCAGACAGCAGTTTTCATT from Candidatus Methanoperedens sp. encodes the following:
- a CDS encoding dual specificity protein phosphatase family protein, which gives rise to MERARMFDACIDLEGGIDPNSSDFKIYLNWAIEDAGLPDLDILKLVASFGYDLAYKKKMKVLVHCKQGIKRASLINGVILWMI
- a CDS encoding cation-transporting P-type ATPase, coding for MMDLENNKGLSSSEAKEKLLKSGPNRIFKATEISFFGIARHEVTEPMILLLLVVGFFYSIWGKLEDAITIFIVIILLVFAEVYNEFRAKKAIASLEKIAAPRTRVLRDGKVTEIDSENVVPDDMLILTPGTKVAADAKTNASIGMKFDESALTGESFPRDKEIGDEIYAGTIVLSGEGSAVVFATGRNTRIGKIAAASKIIKPPKTRLQLAMKSLTGKLVFVALFFSIIIPLMGILRGQDLKTMILTGLSLSFATIPEELPIIITMVLGLGAYTLSKNNFLVKRIKAAETLGNATVIVTDKTGTITENKMKIAGFYPADKGKEILEIALASLTEYSLSPLDYEIKNKARELKIDKAPLKVARQRNFGNGRKTKAVVRENADHELILSGAPEEIFGVCSSISDDIKAALDNETEKGRRVIAIAYKKLAPQEERLDFNEIEKEMNFAGLISFEDPQREGVKETIALSMMAGIRTIMVTGDHPQTAVFIAKEVGISTTSKVLTGQDLDKITDDELQNTVKEFSVFARTTPEHKYRIVKALQKNGEVVAVTGDGINDALALKGADIGIAMGIRGTDVAKEAAEVVLADDNYNTIARGIFEGRKFFDNLQKGIKYYLSVKVALILIFLVPVILAAPMPFAPIQIILLELFMDLAASAGFVAEAKEKNIYSRPPRNPGENIFNDQVIKDFLTKGIVLFVAVISVYFYAQSQDLSLRETQTYAFSAWIFGHIFLAYISRSDKESIFSLGIFANKVINLWAVAAITFLILGIYIPFLNDRFNLVAINFTRLILIALVMLFIMGLLEIKKILSLSSLSKTSPDNAPLPMQHQLFRK